The Microbacterium sp. LWH7-1.2 genome window below encodes:
- a CDS encoding bile acid:sodium symporter family protein, which translates to MNPDDVVLNFNPGTLVILNVVLGLIMFGIALDTTLEDFKVVARKPKPFVIAILAQLIVLPAVTFALTLILPVTPSMALGMILVACCPPGNISQVLTHRSGGNVALSVSMTAVSNVIYIFVLPLSVAFWGSLHPTARDLLVAVELNPWTMFADILLIIGVPFALGLFIRHRFPAFAKRVQPFVKWFSLLALVGFIVAALAGNWAYFVAFLGIIVLVVTIHDAVALAIGYSTAVVGGLGTRERKAMTFEVGIRNAGLGLGLVFAFFGGLGGMAIVAGWWGIWDIIAGLVVAALWARHTKRRTGSAKGDASRRALRAAAADGGPGYATTDSADPAEPVA; encoded by the coding sequence ATGAACCCCGACGACGTCGTGCTCAACTTCAATCCGGGCACACTCGTGATCCTCAACGTGGTGCTCGGGCTCATCATGTTCGGCATCGCGCTCGACACGACGCTGGAGGACTTCAAGGTCGTCGCGCGCAAGCCGAAGCCGTTCGTCATCGCGATCCTCGCGCAGCTCATCGTGCTGCCCGCCGTGACGTTCGCGCTGACGCTCATCCTGCCGGTCACGCCGTCGATGGCGCTCGGCATGATCCTCGTGGCCTGCTGCCCGCCCGGAAACATCTCGCAGGTGCTCACGCATCGCTCTGGCGGCAACGTGGCGCTCTCGGTGTCGATGACCGCGGTATCGAACGTGATCTACATCTTCGTGCTGCCGCTGTCGGTCGCGTTCTGGGGATCGCTGCACCCGACGGCGCGCGACCTGCTGGTCGCCGTCGAGCTCAACCCGTGGACGATGTTCGCCGACATCCTCCTCATCATCGGCGTGCCGTTCGCCCTCGGACTGTTCATCCGCCATCGCTTCCCTGCTTTCGCGAAGCGCGTGCAGCCGTTCGTGAAATGGTTCTCGCTGCTGGCGCTCGTCGGCTTCATCGTCGCCGCGCTCGCGGGCAACTGGGCGTACTTCGTCGCGTTCCTCGGCATCATCGTGCTGGTGGTCACGATCCACGACGCCGTCGCCCTGGCGATCGGCTACAGCACCGCGGTCGTCGGCGGCCTGGGCACCCGCGAGCGCAAGGCGATGACGTTCGAGGTCGGCATCCGCAACGCGGGACTCGGCCTCGGCCTCGTCTTCGCGTTCTTCGGCGGCCTGGGCGGCATGGCGATCGTCGCCGGCTGGTGGGGCATCTGGGACATCATCGCGGGGCTCGTCGTCGCCGCGCTGTGGGCGCGGCATACGAAGAGGCGCACGGGGTCGGCCAAGGGCGATGCATCGCGCCGCGCGCTGCGCGCGGCAGCGGCCGACGGCGGGCCAGGATACGCGACGACCGACTCCGCCGATCCCGCGGAGCCCGTCGCATGA
- a CDS encoding SDR family oxidoreductase yields the protein MSHRVLITGGSGFLGSHVATALAARPDVGLVVAGDVRRPQHPIDGIVYDDCDVTRPEGLVPLLRRHDIDVVVHLAAIVNPGRDHALEYRVDVDGSRHVLEACVEAGVRRIVVSSSGAAYGYHPDNPEWLRESDPVRGNDEFPYSQHKRLVEQLLAGHRSAHPELEQVVFRIGTILGPTVRNQITALWDGPALLKVRGSESPFVFVWVDDVAAAMARAATDGPAGVYNVAGDGRVTVPEIARRLGKPVVTMPAGVLGFRLRVGRMLRLTVHGPEQVGFLRYRPVLANARLKDEFGFTPSKTSSEAFEAYLASHPGVARR from the coding sequence ATGAGCCATCGCGTCCTCATCACCGGCGGCTCCGGCTTCCTCGGATCCCACGTCGCCACCGCCCTCGCCGCCCGCCCCGATGTCGGACTGGTCGTGGCCGGCGACGTACGGCGGCCGCAGCATCCCATCGACGGAATCGTCTACGACGACTGCGATGTGACCCGCCCCGAGGGCCTCGTGCCGCTGCTGCGCCGGCACGACATCGACGTGGTCGTGCACCTCGCCGCCATCGTCAACCCCGGGCGCGACCACGCTCTCGAGTACCGGGTGGACGTCGACGGCTCGCGCCACGTGCTCGAGGCGTGCGTCGAGGCGGGTGTGAGACGAATCGTCGTGTCGTCGTCCGGCGCCGCGTACGGGTACCACCCCGACAACCCCGAATGGCTGCGCGAGAGCGACCCGGTGCGCGGCAACGACGAGTTCCCGTACTCCCAGCACAAGCGCCTCGTCGAGCAGCTGCTCGCCGGCCACCGCTCCGCGCACCCCGAGCTCGAGCAGGTGGTCTTCCGGATCGGCACGATCCTGGGGCCCACTGTGCGGAACCAGATCACCGCGCTCTGGGACGGCCCCGCCCTCCTCAAGGTGCGCGGCTCGGAGTCGCCGTTCGTCTTCGTGTGGGTCGACGACGTCGCGGCCGCGATGGCGCGTGCCGCGACCGACGGCCCGGCAGGCGTGTACAACGTCGCCGGCGACGGGCGCGTGACGGTGCCCGAGATCGCCCGGCGCCTCGGCAAGCCGGTCGTGACCATGCCCGCCGGCGTGCTCGGCTTCCGCCTCCGGGTCGGACGGATGCTGCGCCTCACCGTCCACGGACCGGAACAGGTCGGATTCCTCCGCTACCGCCCCGTGCTCGCGAACGCGCGCCTGAAGGACGAGTTCGGCTTCACCCCCTCGAAGACGTCGTCCGAGGCCTTCGAGGCCTACCTCGCGTCGCACCCCGGCGTCGCCCGCCGCTGA
- a CDS encoding adenosine deaminase yields the protein MPIDQHGDAILDGVSLRSLPKVSLHDHLDGGVRPATIIELADAIGLAVPESDPDDLADWFAEKSDSGSLVEYLKTFDLTTAVMQTREGLTRVAREFVEDLAADGVIYGEVRWAPEQHLGRGLSLDEVVAAVQEGIEEGEDAAERSGHDIRVGQLITAMRHADRSLEIARLAVQWRNRGAVGFDIAGAEDGFPASNHRDAFDYLASEFFPVTVHAGEAAGLDSIRSALIDGRALRLGHGVRLAEDLEVVSRAGEEVLVQFGELARWVRDREIPLELSPSSNLQTGAIERWGSTLEDHPFDLLYQLGFSVTVNVDNRTMSRTSLTRELALLAETFEYGLDDLEAFQLNAAAGAFLPVEEREELIDLIADGFDA from the coding sequence ATGCCCATCGACCAGCACGGCGACGCTATCCTCGACGGAGTCTCGCTGCGGAGCCTGCCCAAGGTCTCGCTGCACGATCACCTCGACGGCGGCGTGCGTCCCGCGACGATCATCGAGCTGGCCGACGCGATCGGGCTCGCGGTTCCCGAGTCCGACCCGGACGATCTCGCGGACTGGTTCGCCGAGAAGAGCGACTCGGGCTCGCTGGTCGAGTATCTGAAGACGTTCGACCTCACCACGGCGGTCATGCAGACTCGCGAGGGGCTCACACGCGTCGCGCGCGAGTTCGTCGAGGACCTCGCCGCCGACGGCGTGATCTACGGCGAGGTGCGCTGGGCGCCGGAGCAGCACCTCGGGCGCGGACTGTCGCTCGACGAGGTCGTGGCCGCCGTTCAGGAAGGCATCGAGGAGGGCGAGGACGCGGCCGAGCGCAGCGGGCACGACATCCGCGTGGGCCAGCTCATCACGGCCATGCGCCACGCCGACCGCTCGCTCGAGATCGCGCGACTGGCGGTGCAATGGCGCAATCGCGGCGCCGTGGGCTTCGACATCGCCGGCGCCGAAGACGGCTTCCCGGCCTCTAACCACCGCGACGCGTTCGACTACCTCGCCTCCGAGTTCTTCCCGGTCACCGTGCACGCCGGCGAGGCGGCTGGCCTCGACTCGATCCGCTCGGCCCTCATCGACGGCCGCGCCCTGCGCCTCGGCCACGGCGTGCGCCTCGCCGAGGACCTCGAGGTCGTCTCGCGCGCCGGTGAGGAGGTGCTCGTCCAGTTCGGCGAGCTGGCGCGCTGGGTGCGCGACCGCGAGATCCCGCTCGAGCTCTCGCCCTCGTCGAACCTGCAGACCGGCGCCATCGAGCGCTGGGGCTCGACCCTCGAGGACCACCCCTTCGACCTGCTCTACCAGCTCGGGTTCTCGGTCACGGTGAACGTCGACAACCGCACGATGAGCCGCACGTCGCTGACGCGCGAGCTTGCGCTCCTCGCCGAGACCTTCGAGTACGGCCTCGACGACCTCGAGGCCTTCCAGCTCAACGCCGCGGCGGGCGCCTTCCTCCCCGTGGAGGAGCGTGAGGAGCTCATCGACCTCATCGCCGACGGCTTCGACGCGTAG